Genomic window (Saccharothrix australiensis):
GGGGTCGGTCGCGGGGCCGGGTGCGGGTGCGCCTGTCGGGAAGTCCGACGACGACGTCCTGTCGTTCGCGTACTGAGGGGTAGCGGTGGAGACGTTCTGGTTCTGCGTGATCGCCCTGCTGTGGCTGGGCTACCTGTTCCTGGAGGGGTTCGACTTCGGCGTCGGGATGCTGCTGCCCGTCCTGGGCCGCGACGAGGCCGAGCGGCGGGTGCTGATCAACACCATCGGGCCCGTGTGGGACGGCAACGAGGTGTGGCTGCTGGTCGCGGCCGGCGCCACGTTCGCCGCGTTCCCCGGCTGGTACGCGTCGCTGTTCAGCTCCGCCTACCTGCCGCTGACGCTGTTCCTGCTGGCGCTGATCGGGCGCGGGGTGGCGTTCGAGTACCGGGGCAAGGTCGACTCGGCGCGGTGGCGGCGGGTGTGGGACGCGGTGATCGTCGCCGGGTCCTGGGTGGCGGCGCTGGGCGTCGGGCTGGTGCTGAGCACCAACGTCTTCGGCCTGCCGCTGGACGCCGCGGGCGACCGCGTCGGGTCGCCGTTCGCGGCGTTTACGCTGGAGAGCCTGCTGGGCGCGCTGGCGATCGCCGGGTACGCGCTGGTGCACGGCGCGGTGTTCCTGTCGCTGAAGACCGAGGGCGAGGTGCGGGAGCGGGCGCGCGCGCTGGCGTTGCGGACCGCGCCGTTCGCGTTGTTCCCGCTGGTGGTGCTGCTCCTGCTGGTGCAGCTGCGGTTCGGGTCGGTGTGGACGTACGCGGCGGCGATCGGCGTGGCCCTGGCGGCGTTCGGGGCGTTCGCCCGGTTGGCGCTGAGGCGCGAGGGGCAGGCGTTCGCCCTGATGGGCGTCGCGGTGGCGGGCACGGTGGTGGCGCTGTTCGGCGCGCTCTACCCGAACGTGCTGCCGTCCACCCTGGACCCGGCGTTCACGCTCACCGTGGAGAACACCGCTTCGAGCCCCTACACGTTGACCGTGATGACCTGGGTGGCGGCGTTCGGCACCCCGGCCGTGCTGATCTACCAGGGGTGGACGTACTGGGTGTTCCGCAAGCGCATCGGAACGCGCCACATCCCTTCCGTGCACGTGCCCTGAGCCGGGTCTTCGCCACGTCGGTCCCCGTGCGCCCGTTTCCGGGCGTGCGGGGACTTCGGCGTGTTCGGCGCGCCCGTTCACGGCGGTGCGGTGTTCGGTGCGCCCGTATCCGGGCGTGTCGCGCCCGGACGGCGGACGGCGGCACGGGACCTAGGTCCCGCCGGGTACGGGACCGTCGTACCTGCGGCGGCGGGGTGGTCGGGGCATAACGTCGTGCCGTGAACGTCCCCGGAGCCCCTTCCGCCAAGAAGCCGGGGAGGGGTCCGCTCGGCGCGCTGCCCGCCCTTTCGCCATCGGCGCGCCGGGCGTTGGCCCTTTGCGGCGGGTTGGCCGCGCTGTCGGCGGGCGCGCTGGTGTGGCAGGCCGTGGCCCTCGCGTCCGCGCTGGTGGCGGGCGGCTCGCTCGCGTCGCTGGCGGGCGCGGTGTGCGCGCGGGCGGCGCTGGCGTGGGCCACCGAGACGGTGGCGGCCCGTGCGGCGGCCGGCGCCAAGGAGGAGCTGCGCGCCGCCGTGCTCGACCGGGCGCTGGGCATGGGACCGGCGTGGATCGTCGCGCGTGGCCCGGCGGAACTCGCGGTCCTGGCGACCAAGGGCCTGGACGCCCTGGACGCCTACTTCACGCGCTACCTGCCCGCGCTGGTGACGACCGCCGTCGTGCCGGTGCTGGTGGGCGCGTGGATCTTCGCCACCGACCCGACGTCGGCCGTGCTGATCGCGGTGACGCTGCCCCTGATCCCCGTGTTCGCGGTGCTGATCGGCAGGTTCACCGCGGCGCGGGTGGCCGTGGCGGCGTCGGCGCTGGAGCGGCTGTCGGGGCGGCTGGCGGAACTCGTGCGGGCGCTGCCGGTGCTGACGGCGTTCGGCCGGGCGGCGGCGCAGGTGACGGCGGTGCGCGCGGTGGGGGAGCGGTACCGCAAGGCGACGATGGGGACGCTGCGGGTGGCGTTCCTGTCGGCGTTGGTGCTGGAGGTCGTGGCGTCGCTGTCGGTGGCGCTGATCGCGGTCGGTGTCGGGCTGCGGCTGGTGTCCGGTGAGCTGACCCTGCTGACGGGGCTCGTCGTGCTGATCCTCGCGCCGGAGTGCTACCTGCCGCTGCGGGCGGCCGGTGCGGCGCACCACGCGTCGGAGGACGGGGTGGAGGCCGTGCGGCGGGTCGCCGAGGTGCCCGAGCCGGGCGGTGCGAACCCATCCGGATCGACCGCGCCCGGTCCCGTGCCTGGCACTGCGCCGGGTTCCGTGCCCGGCTCTGTGCCCGGCTCTGTGCCTGGCTCTGTGCCCGGCTCCGCGCCGGGTTCGGCCGCGTCGGCGCGGACGGTGGGGCGGATGACGATCCGCCGGCCGGGCGTCCCCGGCGGGGCGGTGGCCGCGCCGGCCGACGGCGGGGTCGTCGGCGTCGAGGTGCGCAACCTCCGGGTGCGGCGGCGGGGCGGGTACGCGCCGGACGGCGTCAGCTTCCTCGTGCGGCCCGGCGAGGTGCACCGGCTCGACGCGCCCAGCGGCGCGGGCAAGTCGACCCTCTTCGGCGTGCTGCTCGGGTTCGTGCCGCCGGACGGCGGCGAGGTCGTGGTCGACCGCGACGCCA
Coding sequences:
- the cydB gene encoding cytochrome d ubiquinol oxidase subunit II yields the protein METFWFCVIALLWLGYLFLEGFDFGVGMLLPVLGRDEAERRVLINTIGPVWDGNEVWLLVAAGATFAAFPGWYASLFSSAYLPLTLFLLALIGRGVAFEYRGKVDSARWRRVWDAVIVAGSWVAALGVGLVLSTNVFGLPLDAAGDRVGSPFAAFTLESLLGALAIAGYALVHGAVFLSLKTEGEVRERARALALRTAPFALFPLVVLLLLVQLRFGSVWTYAAAIGVALAAFGAFARLALRREGQAFALMGVAVAGTVVALFGALYPNVLPSTLDPAFTLTVENTASSPYTLTVMTWVAAFGTPAVLIYQGWTYWVFRKRIGTRHIPSVHVP